From the genome of Papaver somniferum cultivar HN1 unplaced genomic scaffold, ASM357369v1 unplaced-scaffold_75, whole genome shotgun sequence, one region includes:
- the LOC113344208 gene encoding F-box protein CPR1-like produces MDSPVAIENGYKKCMSWRWGIPNLIPFLIPPNKKKFLRNYNSLLQEEDMASLSEEMEIEVLSRLPVKSLLRFQTICKPMYRLIRDPAFVKKHIEHAIQNGTSTFLMFQYFMPTRMEMNGFYSIDHTSLSSQLLSSIRGNPLRDSTEMAYPVVPPDYLKLLGSCYGLVCLRTTEPGNEDSICLGNPSTKEYKKLPDSPNHFSSSTEGIEIGLCGLGYDDKANDFKVIRVAEIDSRADCFDDSSNWSETEIRTIRPRSGHVEVSTRRSQSVFEIYSLRSNSWKGLKTTPYYFPGELKPGVMVNGFMHWWAINRIAGYEAIIYFDLSDEIFKEVAVLEGPMLHDGEVADSEYENNNVGVLGGCLCVLHKTFDRVDVWVMQEYGVKESWTKRFTTTEDSIIETSTLRVISDFQDGSILFSTDDSLVYYDPNRKRGTRKLRIPGTGRLKGAEKCIGSLVSLGSGTYC; encoded by the coding sequence ATGGATTCGCCAGTTGCCATAGAGAATGGCTATAAGAAGTGTATGAGTTGGAGATGGGGGATTCCAAACCTTATTCCTTTTCTTATCCctcccaacaaaaaaaaattcttaagaaATTATAATTCTCTATTACAAGAAGAAGATATGGCTAGCCTTTCAGAAGAAATGGAGATCGAAGTCTTATCTCGTTTACCCGTAAAAAGTCTATTGCGGTTCCAGACAATCTGCAAACCCATGTATAGACTTATCAGAGACCCTGCATTCGTAAAGAAGCATATTGAACATGCGATACAAAATGGCACGTCGACTTTTCTGATGTTTCAGTATTTCATGCCTACAAGGATGGAAATGAATGGATTTTACTCTATCGATCATACTTCGCTATCATCACAACTATTATCATCAATAAGAGGTAACCCTCTTCGTGATTCTACTGAGATGGCTTACCCCGTAGTTCCTCCAGATTATCTTAAACTTTTGGGTTCTTGTTATGGTTTAGTGTGTTTACGCACTACTGAACCTGGTAACGAGGATTCCATTTGCCTTGGGAATCCGTCGACCAAGGAGTACAAAAAGCTTCCTGATTCGCCAAACCACTTCAGTAGCTCTACTGAGGGCATCGAGATTGGGTTGTGCGGGCTTGGCTATGATGATAAAGCTAATGATTTCAAAGTCATAAGAGTCGCTGAAATTGATTCTCGTGCTGATTGTTTTGATGATTCTAGTAATTGGTCTGAAACCGAGATCCGTACAATCAGACCGCGTTCTGGTCATGTTGAGGTCTCTACGAGAAGATCACAGTCTGTTTTTGAGATCTACTCACTGAGATCTAATTCGTGGAAAGGATTGAAAACAACGCCATACTATTTTCCTGGTGAATTAAAACCTGGGGTGATGGTGAATGGATTTATGCACTGGTGGGCTATTAATCGGATTGCTGGCTATGAAGCCATAATCTATTTCGATCTTAGCGACGAGATATTCAAAGAGGTGGCAGTACTAGAAGGACCCATGTTACATGATGGAGAAGTTGCTGATAGTGAGTATGAAAATAATAACGTGGGTGTGCTAGGAGGGTGCTTGTGTGTCCTTCATAAAACCTTCGATCGAGTTGATGTGTGGGTAATGCAGGAGTATGGAGTAAAAGAATCGTGGACGAAACGCTTCACAACTACCGAAGATTCTATTATTGAAACCAGTaccttgagagtaatttctgacTTTCAGGATGGGAGCATTCTTTTCAGTACCGATGATTCGTTGGTTTATTATGACCCGAACCGCAAAAGAGGTACTAGGAAATTAAGGATTCCTGGTACTGGCCGTTTAAAGGGTGCCGAAAAGTGTATAGGTAGCCTAGTATCACTTGGATCTGGCACGTATTGTTAG
- the LOC113344178 gene encoding uncharacterized protein LOC113344178 produces the protein MRGIQIIISSSSFRFPRHHHRPRFNNPKNQLTFYCYSSAVTMNAGGNSTKPDDKSHIAGNWFSVPELRLRDHRFTVPLDYTSNQQKSSSVISVFAREVVSAAKEEQRLPYLLYLQGGPGFESPRPNEASGWIKKACEEYRVILLDQRGTGLSTPLTISSLSQFTSAEKLVDYLKHFRADNIVTDAEFIRVRLVPDAKPWTILGQSYGGFCAVTYLSFAPQGLKQALLTGGLPPIGNGCTADSVYRACFEQLTLQNEKYYKRYPQDIEIVREVVKFLAESEGGGVPLPSGGILTPRGLQTLGLSGLGLSTGFERMHYMFERVWDPILVPGSKKSISYVFLKAFEDWMAFDKNPLYALLHESIYCQGAPSKWAAHRIRTEHESKFDAVKAAKEGRNVMFTGEMIFPWMFDEVHALRHFKDAAHLLADKKDWPSSLYNVTALKNNKVPVAAAVYHDDMFVNFKLSMETASQISGIRLWITNEFMHSGLRDGSEQVLDSLFGMLNGKKPLF, from the exons ATGAGAGGAATTCAGATAATAATCTCATCATCATCTTTTCGTTTCCCGCGTCATCACCATCGTCCCCGATTCAACAACCCTAAAAATCAACTCACCTTCTATTGCTATTCTTCTGCTGTCACTATGAACGCCGGCGGAAACTCTACTAAACCAGACGATAAATCTCATATTGCTGGGAACTGGTTTTCTGTTCCGGAACTTCGATTGCGTGACCATCGTTTTACTGTTCCTCTTGATTATACTTCCAATCAACAGAAATCTTCTTCGGTGATTTCAGTTTTTGCTCGTGAAGTTGTCTCTG CTGCTAAGGAAGAACAACGGTTGCCATACCTATTGTACCTACAAGGTGGTCCTGGTTTTGAGAGTCCACGGCCAAATGAGGCTAGTGGATGGATAAAGAAAGCGTGCGAGGAATATCGAGTTATTTTGTTAGATCAG AGAGGGACTGGCCTATCGACTCCGTTGACTATATCATCTCTCTCACAATTTACGAGTGCAGAGAAGTTGGTTGACTACTTGAAGCATTTTCGGGCGGATAATATTGTGACTGATGCTGAATTTATTCGTGTTCGTTTGGTACCAGACGCCAAACCTTGGACCATTTTGGGGCAG AGCTATGGTGGTTTTTGTGCTGTTACCTATCTCAGTTTTGCCCCGCAAGGACTTAAACAAGCCCTTTTAACTGGTGGACTACCTCCAATTGGAAATGGATGTACAGCAGATTCTGTGTATAGAGCATGCTTTGAACAGCTTACGCTTCAGAATGAAAAATACTACAAGAGATATCCTCAAGATATTGAAATTGTTCGAGAAGTAGTAAAGTTCTTGGCAGAGTCTGAGGGAGGAGGG GTTCCTCTGCCATCTGGCGGGATATTAACCCCACGAGGATTGCAAACTCTTGGTCTATCTGGTTTGGGATTAAGTACTGGTTTTGAGCGCATGCACTATAT gtttgagagagtttgggaCCCTATACTAGTTCCAGGCTCAAAAAAGTCAATTAGCTATGTCTTCTTGAAAGCT TTTGAAGACTGGATGGCTTTTGACAAGAACCCCCTTTATGCACTTTTACATGAATCCATATATTGCCAG GGAGCTCCATCAAAGTGGGCGGCTCACAGAATAAGGACTGAACATGAAAGCAAGTTTGATGCAGTGAAAGCTGCAAAAGAGGGTCGAAATGTTATGTTCACCGGAGAG ATGATCTTTCCATGGATGTTTGATGAAGTTCATGCGTTGAGACATTTCAAAGACGCAGCACATTTGTTGGCTGATAAGAAGGATTGGCCTTCTTCACTATACAACGTTACTGCATTGAAAAATAACAAG GTACCTGTTGCAGCAGCTGTATATCATGACGATATGTTTGTTAACTTCAAGCTGTCAATGGAAACAGCATCACAAATATCTGGAATTAGATTATGGATAACAAATGAATTCATGCATTCTGGTTTAAGGGATGGAAGTGAACAAGTCCTGGACAGTTTATTTGGAATGCTCAACGGAAAGAAGCCTCTGTTTTGA
- the LOC113344175 gene encoding late embryogenesis abundant protein 1-like produces MSSNQSFNAGATKGHAQAKTQEWVESAKGTAQSARDKTADAAQSTSDSAQLKKEEASGFLQQTGEQVINMAQGAMDSVKSTLGVGDNNPHNK; encoded by the exons ATGTCTTCTAATCAGAGTTTCAATGCAGGTGCAACTAAAGGCCATGCACAG GCCAAAACACAGGAGTGGGTTGAGTCTGCCAAGGGCACAGCTCAATCGGCAAGGGACAAGACAGCAGATGCTGCCCAATCCACTTCTGACTCTGCCCAACTGAAAAAAGAGGAGGCATCTGGCTTCCTTCAACAG ACTGGAGAACAGGTGATAAACATGGCACAAGGTGCAATGGACAGCGTCAAGAGTACACTTGGAGTTGGTGACAATAACCCACACAACAAATAG